Below is a genomic region from Ziziphus jujuba cultivar Dongzao chromosome 7, ASM3175591v1.
tataatagtgTATACCTGGCTTTCAAAAATCAAAGTGGCTTGTTGTCTTAATCTGTTCACCATTTTGCATGGAAAtgccaaatattaaaaatatgaccAAGATGAAAAACATGTGAAATTTTCTTCAAATACACATTACATTGCTTCGATTATTCAAATTGTACTGGGTGGCAAATTCTGTGAATTCAAGTGAACTTGTGCTAATCAGCCAAAATAAGACAAATTTAGCCAGGTTAAAAAATTTGATGCCAAAAGGagatgtttcttttttctttaatataattcTCACTGCAGAGATGTACATGCTTTATCCTTAACACAGGTCTTGTACAATGTCCTGAGGGAGCGCTTTCTCATGCCAAGACGACTGTTGATGACTGGAACCCCTATTCAAAACAATCTTGCAGAGCTTTGGGCTTTGATGCATTTTTGTATGCCTTCTGTCTTTGGAACACTGGATCAGTTTCTTTCCACATTCAAGGAAGCTGGAGATCCTTTGTCAGGTTATTTGTCATGTGCAGATTGTGTTGATTTCTTCTTTTTACTGCAAAGTTGAATGCTTTAAGGAGAAAGAGATTTTGAGAAATGAACATGGTTTTGTACATGTCACACTTATTATTCTTGAATCTGGACCAGGCCACGAGAGATCTAAGGTAAATGAGCACTTTAAAAGCCTAAAATGCATATTGGGAGCATTCATGCTTCGGCGTACAAAATTAAAACTCATTGAGTGTGGAAATCTAGTCCTGCCACCTCTTACTGAGTTAACTGTGTATGTTTTctaacttgctcaacaattatttaaataacttCCTAAGCTTGTTTGTATCATTCAATGAAAAAAATGTTTATCTTTGAAGGATGGCACCACTGGTCAGCCTGCAAAAGAAGGTGTACCTGTCAATATTGAGGAAGGAGCTTCCTAAACTACTTGCATTTTCTTCTGGATCTTCAAATCATCAATCCATGCAGAACATTGTAAGTTAGTTTCTCAACTTTTCACCATAAGCATGtctttcttgaatttttttcacTCAATTCTTTTGATTTGATTGCTGATATTTCTAAACCTATTAATTTTCCCACTTGTATACAGGTAATACAGTTACGAAAAGCATGTAGTCATCCTTATCTCTTTCCTGGCATTGAGCCTGAACCATATGAGGAGGGTGAACACCTGGTTCAGGTAGCTCCATTTCTTATGTTAATTTGGTAAATGGTTATGAAGTGCCTGTGAAACGTAGTAGGCTTAGAACTCATGCTTCAGAAttacaaaagttaaaaaactGGAAGAGAAAAAGTCACTTCACTTGCATATGCATTCATTTCAGAAAGATGCAAACCTGTctcaatttttgtaatttacttTTATCTTTAGTCATTTTTTTTCCCAGCTTACTCTCTGTTCAAATCTGAACTTCCTATCAGGCCAGTGgtaaacttattattttggaCCTACTACTCCAAAAGCTGTATGATTCTGGACACCGTGTCCTTCTCTTTGCTCAGATGACAAATACACTTGACATACTACAGGTTGTTTTTCACCTGTTCCATACCAAAAGAATTTGCCTTAAGATAAAATGCTAGTATGGATTTCACAGATTTTGCAAACTGTACTCTATGTGCAATATAGGACTATTTGGAGTTGCGAAAATATTCCTATGAGCGTCTTGATGGTTCAATTCGAGCTGAGGAAAGGTTTGCTGCAATTAGAAGCTTTAGCAAGCAACCATCTAAAGGGAGTTTGAATTCTCAAGCTGATGAAAATGGGGCTTTTGTTTTTATGATCTCTACAAGAGCTGGGGGAGTTGGTTTGAATCTTGTAGCTGCTGATACTGTGAGTTGTAGGGAGCACTCatttaataatttctctttttttctgttCTCTTTATGGTACTATCAATTTATTAATCTCATAAACTTATAGGTTATATTCTACGAGCAAGATTGGAATCCCCAGGTTGATAAGCAAGCTCTGCAGCGAGCACACCGGATTGGTCAGATGAATCCTGTGTTGTCTATAAACCTAGTTACTGGACATACAGTGGAGGAGGTGAGATCTTTTTCATCAACCCTTACCATCAAAAGCCATGATATACATTCTGGTGTTTCAAATCTGTTAATGTAGGTTATTATGCGGAGAGCAGAGGCAAAGTTGGAACTTAGCCATAACGTGGTCGGGGATGATGCTGTGAACCAGGAAAGTAAGGAATTGGTAGGAGTTGAAGGTAGTGATTTGCGATCCATCATATTTGGGTTGCACATCTTTGACCCCAGTGAAATCAACAATGAACAATCAAGTGAATTAAAGATTCGAGAAATGAGTGCAATGGCTGAGAAGGTAATTGCAATGCGCCATGAACAAAAAGCAGGCACGGATAACAAGAAATTTGAGGTTAATCCAACAGATATATTGGATAAATGTGATGTAGCATCAGGAGCAAACTCAGCCGCATACATTTTTAATTCTGGTTTCGATGAGGCTTCATATCTCTCATGGGTTGAAAAATTTAAGGAATCATCACAAGCAACTGGTAACCAAGTTGTGGAATTGGGAACAACAAGGAACTTATCAGAGGAAAAGCATAGAAAATTAGAGGCTGCAAAGAAGAAGGCAGAAGAAAAGAAGTTGTCTAAGTGGGAAGCCTCTGGATATCATTCACTGTCTGTGAGAGAGCCTATTGATCCTGCTACTGGTGATATAATATCAGATTCAGGTTCTGTTCAGTTTGTTTATGGAGATTGTACTGATCCTTCAAAAGTGTGTCCGTCTGAACCTACCATTATATTTAGGTTAGTTTGATTCTGGTAATGCCTCCTCATCAGCTAACTCATTCTTTTGCATGTTGACAATTTCCTGTTTCCTGATTTGTTATTTCCTGgaacatttttttccccttcactTGTCAGTACTCTCCTTTGATGCTTTCTTGCCcatataattttgaaacatCAGCATGATTTGATTAATGAAAAGAATCAGAACTTCTTTAGTGCGCTCTTGCTATTTGCATTAAACGTATAGTTCAACTGAGGTGTTTCTTTCAATCCTTCATGAAGAATACGACTATCTCCTTTACATTTACAATGGTTCTGCCACAGCGTGGTCATTAGTATCACACTCAGTCTTGATTTGAAGATTGATTTTGCAGCTGTGTTGATGATTCTGGAAATTGGGGACATGGAGGTATGTTTGATGCACTGCTCAAACTATCTGCAACAATCCCTGATGCATATCAACGGGCTTCTGAATTTGGGGACCTGCATCTTGGTGATCTTCACCTTATTAAAGTGAATGGTCAGCTTGTTCCCTCTCTTCCCAAttcctatatattaaaattttcaataacttCAGTTGCTTCATAATTCATATACTCAATAATAGATTCAGATTAAATCGCTAGTAAGGCATGTATCTGTCAATTGCGGCTTCATAATTCACATGTTTGCTGCAGATTACTGTAATGGGCAGAGTATGGATGATAATACTCCTCAATGGGTGGCTTTAGCTGTTGTGCAGTCTTATAATCCTAGGCGCAAAGTCCCTCGCAGTAAGATCTCTCTTCCCGATTTGGAACGTTGCTTATCAAAGGTATCATTCTCAGCGGCTCAAAATGCAGGTAAATTTTTCTAACATTTGAACAATACCAAaattgagtttgactttttttcaTGCAGATACTAAATACCTTGTGTCGTCCCGTTTGATCTTCTGGTCATTTCTATACTTTTAAGTGTGTCTGTGCTTTAGGATTTAAGTGACGAGGATGTCATATTGTCATTTTACATCTACAGGAGGCGAAGTTATTTCATTGGATGTTGTTATGACAAGTAAAACCTTATTTTCCCAATTATAACATGAAGTGCTCGATGTTGTTTTAAATGGCTGTTAACTTTGCATTGAATACTTTGTATGATTGTCTACTTTTTGTTATAAATTTAACAACTCTCTAATTCTGCTTATATTCGCTTAAAAGCTTCAATCCACATGCCACGTATCGGTTATCAAGATGGATCAGATCGCTCAGAATGGTACACTGTGGAACGTCTTCTACGAAAATATACGACCATATATGGAATAAAGATTTTTGTGTAtgttct
It encodes:
- the LOC107422682 gene encoding probable helicase CHR10 isoform X3 yields the protein MFSESTSFLETRYDYFSWVVLHKNMGLGKTLQAISLMSYLKSRHMSPGPFLVLCPLSVTDGWISEMEKFAPKLKVLRYVGEKDHRRSLRKIIYEQVKEQSDVIFDPAVYGQKQVLLPFDVLLTTYDIALMDQDFLSQIPWHLAIIDEAQRLKNPSSVLYNVLRERFLMPRRLLMTGTPIQNNLAELWALMHFCMPSVFGTLDQFLSTFKEAGDPLSGHERSKVNEHFKSLKCILGAFMLRRTKLKLIECGNLVLPPLTELTVMAPLVSLQKKVYLSILRKELPKLLAFSSGSSNHQSMQNIVIQLRKACSHPYLFPGIEPEPYEEGEHLVQASGKLIILDLLLQKLYDSGHRVLLFAQMTNTLDILQDYLELRKYSYERLDGSIRAEERFAAIRSFSKQPSKGSLNSQADENGAFVFMISTRAGGVGLNLVAADTVIFYEQDWNPQVDKQALQRAHRIGQMNPVLSINLVTGHTVEEVIMRRAEAKLELSHNVVGDDAVNQESKELVGVEGSDLRSIIFGLHIFDPSEINNEQSSELKIREMSAMAEKVIAMRHEQKAGTDNKKFEVNPTDILDKCDVASGANSAAYIFNSGFDEASYLSWVEKFKESSQATGNQVVELGTTRNLSEEKHRKLEAAKKKAEEKKLSKWEASGYHSLSVREPIDPATGDIISDSGSVQFVYGDCTDPSKVCPSEPTIIFSCVDDSGNWGHGGMFDALLKLSATIPDAYQRASEFGDLHLGDLHLIKVNDYCNGQSMDDNTPQWVALAVVQSYNPRRKVPRSKISLPDLERCLSKVSFSAAQNAGGEVISLDVVMTSKTLFSQL
- the LOC107422682 gene encoding probable helicase CHR10 isoform X4, translating into MHCCAAFSHVWTPYKWMDMHLFTCRVEIRNHYNTLVPKGSAVAGILWNLLGNLNNSWEGSFVHFSLPSPALCSNRRSISVGKGVKEMNYEQRLKAAAKIVLEADARAGDGQINPDELGVTATLKPHQVEGVSWLIRRYVLGVNVILGERDEMGLGKTLQAISLMSYLKSRHMSPGPFLVLCPLSVTDGWISEMEKFAPKLKVLRYVGEKDHRRSLRKIIYEQVKEQSDVLLPFDVLLTTYDIALMDQDFLSQIPWHLAIIDEAQRLKNPSSVLYNVLRERFLMPRRLLMTGTPIQNNLAELWALMHFCMPSVFGTLDQFLSTFKEAGDPLSGHERSKVNEHFKSLKCILGAFMLRRTKLKLIECGNLVLPPLTELTVMAPLVSLQKKVYLSILRKELPKLLAFSSGSSNHQSMQNIVIQLRKACSHPYLFPGIEPEPYEEGEHLVQASGKLIILDLLLQKLYDSGHRVLLFAQMTNTLDILQDYLELRKYSYERLDGSIRAEERFAAIRSFSKQPSKGSLNSQADENGAFVFMISTRAGGVGLNLVAADTVIFYEQDWNPQVDKQALQRAHRIGQMNPVLSINLVTGHTVEEVIMRRAEAKLELSHNVVGDDAVNQESKELVGVEGSDLRSIIFGLHIFDPSEINNEQSSELKIREMSAMAEKVIAMRHEQKAGTDNKKFEVNPTDILDKCDVASGANSAAYIFNSGFDEASYLSWVEKFKESSQATGNQVVELGTTRNLSEEKHRKLEAAKKKAEEKKLSKWEASGYHSLSVREPIDPATGDIISDSGSVQFVYGDCTDPSKVCPSEPTIIFSCVDDSGNWGHGGMFDALLKLSATIPDAYQRASEFGDLHLGDLHLIKVNDYCNGQSMDDNTPQWVALAVVQSYNPRRKVPRSKISLPDLERCLSKVSFSAAQNAASIHMPRIGYQDGSDRSEWYTVERLLRKYTTIYGIKIFVYYYRRSS
- the LOC107422682 gene encoding probable helicase CHR10 isoform X2, with translation MFSESTSFLETRYDYFSWVVLHKNMGLGKTLQAISLMSYLKSRHMSPGPFLVLCPLSVTDGWISEMEKFAPKLKVLRYVGEKDHRRSLRKIIYEQVKEQSDVLLPFDVLLTTYDIALMDQDFLSQIPWHLAIIDEAQRLKNPSSVLYNVLRERFLMPRRLLMTGTPIQNNLAELWALMHFCMPSVFGTLDQFLSTFKEAGDPLSGHERSKVNEHFKSLKCILGAFMLRRTKLKLIECGNLVLPPLTELTVMAPLVSLQKKVYLSILRKELPKLLAFSSGSSNHQSMQNIVIQLRKACSHPYLFPGIEPEPYEEGEHLVQASGKLIILDLLLQKLYDSGHRVLLFAQMTNTLDILQDYLELRKYSYERLDGSIRAEERFAAIRSFSKQPSKGSLNSQADENGAFVFMISTRAGGVGLNLVAADTVIFYEQDWNPQVDKQALQRAHRIGQMNPVLSINLVTGHTVEEVIMRRAEAKLELSHNVVGDDAVNQESKELVGVEGSDLRSIIFGLHIFDPSEINNEQSSELKIREMSAMAEKVIAMRHEQKAGTDNKKFEVNPTDILDKCDVASGANSAAYIFNSGFDEASYLSWVEKFKESSQATGNQVVELGTTRNLSEEKHRKLEAAKKKAEEKKLSKWEASGYHSLSVREPIDPATGDIISDSGSVQFVYGDCTDPSKVCPSEPTIIFSCVDDSGNWGHGGMFDALLKLSATIPDAYQRASEFGDLHLGDLHLIKVNDYCNGQSMDDNTPQWVALAVVQSYNPRRKVPRSKISLPDLERCLSKVSFSAAQNAASIHMPRIGYQDGSDRSEWYTVERLLRKYTTIYGIKIFVYYYRRSS
- the LOC107422682 gene encoding probable helicase CHR10 isoform X1 translates to MFSESTSFLETRYDYFSWVVLHKNMGLGKTLQAISLMSYLKSRHMSPGPFLVLCPLSVTDGWISEMEKFAPKLKVLRYVGEKDHRRSLRKIIYEQVKEQSDVIFDPAVYGQKQVLLPFDVLLTTYDIALMDQDFLSQIPWHLAIIDEAQRLKNPSSVLYNVLRERFLMPRRLLMTGTPIQNNLAELWALMHFCMPSVFGTLDQFLSTFKEAGDPLSGHERSKVNEHFKSLKCILGAFMLRRTKLKLIECGNLVLPPLTELTVMAPLVSLQKKVYLSILRKELPKLLAFSSGSSNHQSMQNIVIQLRKACSHPYLFPGIEPEPYEEGEHLVQASGKLIILDLLLQKLYDSGHRVLLFAQMTNTLDILQDYLELRKYSYERLDGSIRAEERFAAIRSFSKQPSKGSLNSQADENGAFVFMISTRAGGVGLNLVAADTVIFYEQDWNPQVDKQALQRAHRIGQMNPVLSINLVTGHTVEEVIMRRAEAKLELSHNVVGDDAVNQESKELVGVEGSDLRSIIFGLHIFDPSEINNEQSSELKIREMSAMAEKVIAMRHEQKAGTDNKKFEVNPTDILDKCDVASGANSAAYIFNSGFDEASYLSWVEKFKESSQATGNQVVELGTTRNLSEEKHRKLEAAKKKAEEKKLSKWEASGYHSLSVREPIDPATGDIISDSGSVQFVYGDCTDPSKVCPSEPTIIFSCVDDSGNWGHGGMFDALLKLSATIPDAYQRASEFGDLHLGDLHLIKVNDYCNGQSMDDNTPQWVALAVVQSYNPRRKVPRSKISLPDLERCLSKVSFSAAQNAASIHMPRIGYQDGSDRSEWYTVERLLRKYTTIYGIKIFVYYYRRSS